GGAGACTCTCGGATTGACGAAGGTCCGTTTCGACGCGGGACTCGCGACCGAACTGGACGTGGCGAGGGCCGAAACGCTCGTCGCGACTACCCGGGCGCGGCTCCCCGCTCTCGATGCGGAGATGCGGCAGGTCGTTCACCGCCTGGGCGTTCTGTTGGGGGAGCCGCCGGGCGCCCTGCGGAGCGAGCTGTCCGCTGATTCTCCGATTCCCCTCCATCCCCCCGTCGTGCCGGTCGGGCTCCCCTCGGAAATATTGCGCCGGCGCCCGGATATCCGGCGCGCGGAGAGGGAGCTGGAGAGCGCGACGGCGCGGATCGGGGTGGCGACGGCGGAGCTCTTCCCGCGGTTCTCGCTCACCGGATCCTTCGGGGGACGGAGTGACCGGTTGGGCGATCTGACTTCGGGAAACCACCGGTTCCGGGAGTTCGGTCCCTCCGTCCGCTGGCCGATATTCGCCGGGGGGCGGATCCGGGCGAACATCCAGGCGACGACAGCGCGCCAGGAACAGGCCCTGGCGCTCTACGAGAAGGCGGTGCTGACGTCCCTCGAGGAAGTCGAGAACGCGCTGGTGTCGTATTCCCGGGAGCGGGAGCGCCGACTTTCGCTTTTTACGGCCGTGACCGCCAACCGGAGGGCCGTGGAACTGGCCCGATCCCGGTACTCCGGCGGATTGGACGATTTCCTCTCCGTACTGGACGCCCAGCGGTCGCTGTACGACGCGGAAGATCGGCTGGCGCTCAGCGATCAGTCCGTGGCGGAATACGTGGTCCGGCTCTACAAGGCGCTGGGGGGCGGGTGGGAACGGAGTCCCGGGTAGCCGCCCGCGAAGCGCGGATACCGCCTTGCGCATTATTCGGGTACGGGGTTTTCCCCGGGCGAACCGTGGTACCTTGAAACGGTAGGGCGGCGTTCCGCCGTCTCGAGAGATCGATAGAGATATCGCGCTCATGAACTCTTTCCGCTCCTGCCCTCCACGAAAGCAAACCCGTACGAAGTGAAGGAGATCCGGGACTTGAAGCTCGGCGGCAAAGCCATCCTCGGGAATTTGCTCCATTTCGGAGCGGGAATCCGCAAGGACGGCTTTGCGCGGATGTACGCCGACCAGGAGCTGCCGCTTCGGGCGGA
The window above is part of the Deltaproteobacteria bacterium genome. Proteins encoded here:
- a CDS encoding efflux transporter outer membrane subunit, translating into MRSRYLPISFATLLFLCGCTVGPRHVRPDARVPGEWIESGADNGSVPSSGISRWWTMFHDPVLDSLVERAVHKNLDARIAGARIREVRSALGVAAAGGLPRLDASASSARGRRSEIDPPARSKNLFQAGFDSSWEIDVFGGIRRDVEAAKADIAAAEESRRDVVVTLLAEVARNYIELRGSRLRIAILKSNLEAQRETLGLTKVRFDAGLATELDVARAETLVATTRARLPALDAEMRQVVHRLGVLLGEPPGALRSELSADSPIPLHPPVVPVGLPSEILRRRPDIRRAERELESATARIGVATAELFPRFSLTGSFGGRSDRLGDLTSGNHRFREFGPSVRWPIFAGGRIRANIQATTARQEQALALYEKAVLTSLEEVENALVSYSRERERRLSLFTAVTANRRAVELARSRYSGGLDDFLSVLDAQRSLYDAEDRLALSDQSVAEYVVRLYKALGGGWERSPG